The genomic segment CGACGAGGCCCATGAGCCAGATCACGATCGCCGATACGACGAAGCGGACGATGGCGCCGAGCACGTTGCCACCCCCTCAGGTGGTAATGGAATTCACGGGTTACGCTTCCCGCCTGTGGTTGTTTCTATGTAACGCGGCGTCACGACGGCGGGATTCGGATGGGGAGACGCGAAAAACGGCGGACGCGCACGGCGGGTCATGCCCGTCGCCACCGCTCCGCGCGCGGCGCTTCGCGTCTTGAAGACGAGTCGACCGGCTGGTAGAATGAATCGCGATTTTTACTGGGGAGTGGAATTCGTGGCCAACATCCGTTCCGCGATCAAGCGCGCGCGTCAGGCCGAAAAGCGCCGCCTGCGCAACCGCAGCGTCAAGAGCCTCATGCGGACGCGTGCGCGCCGCTTCTATGAGGCCCTTGAAAGCGGCGGCGACGCGGCCGAGGCACTGCGCCAAGCCATCAGCGCCATCGACAAGGCGCTGAAGAAGGGCGTCGTCCACAAGAACACGGCCGCGCGGCGCAAGTCGCGCCTCATGAAGGCGTTCGCCCAGGCTCAGGCTTCCAAGTAGGCCTCGCGCGGCTCCCGTGAACCGCCCTCCGCCGTTGGAGGGCGTTTTGCTTTTCGTAGGCCCCGCCGGCCCGCTGCGACCCGGCATCGCCCCAGCCGCCCGTCACCAGCGCGGCCGTGACCCACAGCAGCGCACCGCGCTCCGACCAAGCGCCCGACTTGATCCGCCACT from the Clostridia bacterium genome contains:
- a CDS encoding 30S ribosomal protein S20, producing the protein MANIRSAIKRARQAEKRRLRNRSVKSLMRTRARRFYEALESGGDAAEALRQAISAIDKALKKGVVHKNTAARRKSRLMKAFAQAQASK